In the Magnolia sinica isolate HGM2019 chromosome 15, MsV1, whole genome shotgun sequence genome, one interval contains:
- the LOC131227128 gene encoding dihydropyrimidine dehydrogenase (NADP(+)), chloroplastic: MASLSNTGQINGRSLTLQFPKLPASNRRSCRIGFRVFAATDAKSEPDLSVKVNGLEMPNPFVIGSGPPGTNYTVMKRAFDEGWGAVIAKTVSLDAAKVVNVTPRYARLRAESNGSAKGQIIGWENIELISDRPLETMLKEFKQLKEEYPDRILIASIMEEYNKAAWEELIERVEETGVDAFEINFSCPHGMPERKMGAAVGQDCALLEEVCGWINAKATIPVWAKMTPNVTDITQPARVALKSGCEGVSAINTIMSVMGIDLKTLRPEPCVEGYSTPGGYSSKAVHPIALAKVMNIAQMMKSEFNMDEYSLSGIGGVETGGDAAEFILLGANTVQVCTGVMMHGYGVVKKLCEELKDFMRKHNFSSIEDFRGYTLQYFTTHTDLVQRQQEAIRQRKAIKKGLASDKDWTGDGFVKETESMVSN, translated from the exons ATGGCGTCTCTCAGCAATACCGGCCAGATTAACGGCAGAAGCTTGACCCTGCAGTTCCCGAAGCTTCCAGCCTCGAATCGTCGCAGCTGTCGGATCGGTTTTAGGGTTTTTGCTGCTACCGATGCGAAATCCGAGCCGGATCTGAGCGTGAAGGTGAATGGATTGGAGATGCCGAATCCTTTCGTGATCGGCTCGGGCCCACCGGGGACGAATTACACGGTCATGAAGCGGGCCTTTGACGAAGGGTGGGGCGCCGTTATCGCGAAAACG GTATCATTGGATGCTGCTAAAGTTGTGAATGTAACTCCTCGATATGCTCGGCTCCGAGCTGAATCAAATGGCTCGGCTAAGGGACAAATTATTGGGTGGGAGAATATCGAGCTCATCAGTGACCGGCCCCTTGAAACTATGTTGAAAGAGTTCAAGCAATTAAAAGAAGAGTATCCAGATAGGATATTAATTGCATCGATTATGGAGGAATATAACAAAGCTGCCTGGGAAGAACTCATTGAGCGTGTAGAGGAAACTGGAGTA GATGCATTTGAAATCAATTTCTCATGTCCTCATGGCATGCCAGAGCGTAAAATGGGAGCTGCAGTTGGGCAAGACTGTGCATTGTTGGAGGAGGTATGTGGATGGATCAATGCGAAAGCCACTATTCCCGTATGGGCAAAGATGACTCCAAATGTCACTGACATTACCCAG CCAGCGAGGGTGGCATTGAAATCAGGATGCGAAGGGGTTTCTGCTATTAACACAATCATGAGCGTGATGGGAATTGATCTCAAAACATTGCGCCCTGAACCTTGTGTCGAGGG TTATTCAACTCCTGGTGGCTATTCTTCCAAGGCCGTCCATCCTATTGCACTTGCAAAAGTGATGAATATCGCACAAATGATGAAGTCTGAATTCAATATGGATGAATATTCGCTTTCTGGTATTGGAGGAGTTGAAACAGGAGGTGATGCAGCTGAATTCATTCTTCTCGGAGCCAATACTGTTCAG GTATGCACGGGCGTGATGATGCATGGCTATGGTGTTGTGAAGAAACTCTGCGAAGAGCTGAAGGATTTCATGAGAAAGCATAACTTCTCttcaattgaagatttcagaGG GTATACACTTCAGTACTTCACCACCCACACAGATTTGGTGCAAAGACAGCAAGAAGCAATCCGGCAGAGGAAAGCCATCAAAAAAGGTTTGGCGTCGGACAAGGATTGGACGGGAGATGGATTCGTAAAAGAGACTGAAAGCATGGTTTCTAACTAA